The Malus domestica chromosome 10, GDT2T_hap1 nucleotide sequence gctccggctgattgttcaccttctccccatcttgcagcagcatgaaggataaagagaagaaaaatgagaagagatgatacgggatacttttgcttttgaagaagtaactttccacaggcttattcttgaattgagctggagggttttctggtttcctccagagtataaagccgactgaagaatttgagggtcaaaacaagtccatcaaatctagagtatgttcgaccctgctgatatgggatacttttgcttttgacagagtaatggatggatcagcacgtgtgctgttacgcttgtctccacatgcttccttgtatccttcgcacttgccctatctgttcctcaagcagatgcggtatcttccctggcaacataagatgttgaagatgagtactcgagagcaatgccaggtaagtaatcaggtaaggggttccaggctgtcagttcctggctgggagcttgatttcaagtgctgactgattgctctctttcgccttgtcttgcaggtaaaaacaaggccaaaggaaaagacagggaaaaagcatgatatggaatactcttgcttttaaccctgatgatatgagatattcttgctctagtatagcttgtttgcagaggtattatcggggggaaagaaagctgaatatttcgaaaggcttcgttgggagtgccctctcagatatgaggaagggttgagcatttttgcaggtctgcctgtccgttggggatggaggtcgacatatataggagtctccctaacaacaagtagtaatgctattcctttaccctgcttggtcatagcacggtagtgggagctgccagcttcacatgttttaactctgtcagagcactttgaaaaagtggtatgtggtatctggctctcgagattcggagaacgatgcttcttcgatttttgagaaagcaatcatggtgggggtctggctctcgagattcggggagcagtgtctcttcgatttttgagaaagtaatcatgttgggagtctggctctcgagattcggaaggctgtgcctcttcgattttggagtaagcaatcttgttgggagtgttttctcggatgtgagtaaaggttgggcatgtttgctagtctaccttgccacgaagcacagaggttgacacacagggactttccaattatccagcagtggtactgttcctttacccttgtgggtaataatatggtagctagaccttcaaaatttatgtgtctaaactttgttagtgctgtttctttgctattcttttacctttcttggtcagagcgatgtagtgggagctgcaagcttcacgtgctcaactttggtaaagactttgacaaagttatctgtggtacccatgagctattgttgcgtgtgggaagtgggtgattgaacagtaagattcatgtgctttctacttcaccagaagtcttcgacagaatgcccataatttccgcaaagctgagtttgcgtgtgacaggtgctgacaaagctagaaaagaaggtgcctcttcgatttctgagatcggccctcgtggtctctgagcagcccagcttttgagaaagcgagcgcctcttcgattgattcgaagaacgatgcctcttcgatttttgagaaagcaatcatgctgggggtctggctctcgagattcggggagcagtgtctcttcgatttttgagaaagtaatcatgttgggagtctggctctcgagattcggagggcggtgcctcttcgattttggagcaagcaatcttgttgggagtgttttctcgaatgtgagtaaaggttgggcatgtttgctagtctaccttgccacgaagcacagaggttgacacacagggactttccaattatccagcaatggtactgttcctttaccctctcttcgatttttgagaaagtagtcatgttgggagtctggctctcgagattcggaggacggtgcctcttcgattttggagcaagcaatcttattgggagtgttttctcgaatgtgagtaaaggttgggcatgtttgctagtctaccttgccacgaggcacagaggttgacacacagggactttccaattatccaacagtggtactgttcctttacccttgtgggtaataatatggtagctagaccttcaaaatttatgggtctaaactttgttagtgctgtttctttgctattcttttacccttcttggtcagagcgatgtagtgggagctgcaagcttcacgtgctcaactttggcagagaactttggcaaagttatctgtggtacccatgagctattgctgcgtgtgggaagtgggtgattggacagtaagattcatgtgttttctacttccccagaagtcttcgacagaatacccataatttccgcaaagctgagtgtgcgtgtgacaggtgctgacaaggctggaaaagtaggtgcctcttcgatttctgagatcggccctcgtggtatctgaggagcccagcttttgaggaagcgagcgcctcttcgatttctgagatcggctttcgtggtctttgagcagcccaacttttgagaaagcaaacacctcttcgatttatgagatcaaccctcgtggtctctaagcagcccagcttttgagaaagcaaacgcctctttgatttctgagcaggcgcctcttcgatgtctgaagctccgtcgagtgcagctttttataggggctggcattaagttccaaagcacacttgaatctccaccagtagaagctccattcttgcacttctaagatcttgatttgtccgacctcttctctcttcaatacctttgaaaatgtctggcccctccgaccgtcgttttgacttgaaccttgttgaagaggcagccccaccttctccagacaacatatggcgcccatccttcgtctcccctactggtcctcttaccgttagggattccgtgatgaagaatgatatgaccgctgcggtggtggccaggaaccttctcactcccaaagataacagactactttccaaacggtctgatgagttagctgttaaggattcactggctctcagtgttcagtgtgcaggttctgtgtctaatatggcccaacgcctatttgctcgaacccgccaagttgaatcattggcggccgaagtgatgagtctcaaacaggagattagagggttcaagcatgagaataaacagttgcaccggctcgcacatgactatgctacaaacatgaagaggaagcttgaccagatgaaggaaactgatggtcaggttttacttgatcatcagagatttgtgggtttgttccaaaggcatttattgccttcgtcttctggggctgtaccgcgtaatgaagctccaaatgatcaacctctgatgcctcctccttctagggttctgtccagtactgaggctccaaatgatccccctccgatgccttctctttctggggctctaccgactgctgagacttctcataagcaacctttgtgaaggctccatcttgtttgtttattttgactcatgtatatgtacatatttgtagcttatcggggatatcaataaataagttttccttcatttcaacgtattgtgttaaatacaccaaagccttcttcgctaagttctttgaattttcttttgttgaagcttgtacgttgaagctttctgagtggagcatgtaggttggggtagtgttcccttaatttttcgagtgaggaaaacttctcggttggagacttggaaaatccaagtcactgagtgggatcggctatatgaatcttagaacgccattgtgctcggtcctgtgtcatgtccttcgttagatccaagtactctaagtcttttcttagagtctcttccaaagttttcctaggtcttcctctaccccttcggccctgaacctctgtcccatagtcgcatcttctaatcggagcgtcagtaggccttctttgcacatgtccaaaccaccgtaaccgattttctctcatctttccttcaatttcggctactcctactttacctcggatatcctcattcctaatcttatcctttctcgtgtgcccacacatccaacgaagcatcctcatctccgctacacccattttgtgtacgtgttgatgcttcaccgcccaacattctgtgccatacagcatcgccggccttattgccgtcctataaaattttcccttgagcttcagtggcatacggcggtcacacaacacgccagatgcactcttccacttcatccatccagcttgtattctatggttgagatctccatctaattctccgttcttttgcaagatagatcctaggtaacgaaaacggtcgctctttggtatttcttgatctccgatcctcacccctaactcgttttggcctccatctgcactgaacttgcactccatatattctgtctttgatcggcttaggcgaagacctttagattccaacacttctctccaaaggtcaagctttgcatttaccccttcctgagtttcatctatcaacactatatcgtctgcgaaaagcatacaccaaggaatatcatcttgaatatgtcctgttaactcatccattaccaacgcaaaaaggtaaggacttaaggatgagccttgatgtaatcctacagttatgggaaagctttcggtttgtccttcatgagttcttacggcagtctttgctccttcatacatatcctttatagcttggatatatgctactcgtactcctttcttctctaagatcctccaaagaatgtctcttgggaccctatcatacgctttttccaaatctataaagaccatgtgtaaatcctttttcccatctctatatctttccatcaatcttcgtaagagatagattgcctccatggttgagcgtcctggcatgaacccgaattggttgtccgaaacccgtgtctcttgcctcaatctatgctcaatgactctctcccagagcttcattgtatgactcattaacttaatacccctatagttcatgcaattttgtacgtcgcccttattcttgtagataggcaccaaagtgctcgttcgccactcatttggcatcttcttcgttttcaaaatcctattgaaaaggtcagtgagccatgttatacctgtctctcccaaaactttccacacttcgattggtatatcgtctaggcctattgcttttctatgcttcatcttcttcaaagctacaaccacttcttccttccggattcgacgataaaaagagtagtttctacactcttctgagttactcaactcccctaaagaagcactcctttcatgttcttcattgaaaagattatgaaaataacctctccatctgtctttaaccgcgttctctgtagcaagaacctttcatGTTTCCAACACTTTGTCTTTCATGTTACAAGTATTTGATAGATAAACTGTGGCCTCATGCCTGCAAGGTAACTCTGTATGAGTGTATGACTTTGCGTCTCTAGGTGGAAAGTTACTGCATTGATTTCATAGTTTTCAATATTATTGGTTATATATTATGTCTTGCATTTGAACGAGCCGCCTTGCAATGagaatcaactcaaaagaaTCAATTACTTGGACTATTGGTATTCACTCTTCAGATCTGATTATAGTGACAAATTACAACAATGAACTCACTCATAACTAACCATATATTGGGTTTTCTTCTTGTAGGATTTAGCACTTGATGCCACCACAATAGTCGGGGTGGACCTTGGCCAGGGTCTACGAGAAGTGGATATCAAAAAGTACATTAAGGTTGAGAAGGTTCCTGGTGGCCAGTTGGAAGATTCAGTGGTTCTGAAAGGAGTAATGTTTAACAAAGATGTTATTGCACCtggaaaaatgagaagaaagaTTGTCAACCCAAGGATCATTCTTCTTGACTGTCCTCTTGAGTATAAGAAAGGGGAGAACCAAACAAATGCTGAGTTACTTAAAGAAGAAGATTGGGGAGTCCTACTAAAACTGGAAGAAGAATACATCGAGAGCCTGTGCGTGCAGATATTGAAGTTTAAGCCAGATGTGGTTATCACAGAGAAGGGGCTTAGTGACTTGGCATGCCATTACCTGAGCAAGGCTGGCGTCAGTGCAATCAGGAGGTTGCGGAAAACAGATAATAACCGAATTGCTAAGGCCTGTGGAGCTGTTATTGTTAACAGACCAGATGAATTGCAAGAGTCTGATGTTGGTACAGGGGCTGGGCTATTTGAGGTCAAGAAAATTGGTGATGAGTATTTTGCTTTCATTGTTGATTGCAAAGATCCCAAAGCCTGTACTATACTCTTAAGAGGCCCTAGTAAGGATCTCTTAAATGAagtggaaagaaatttgcaggtatgatggttttattttttatcccaTTACATGGAAGTAAATATAATAAGTGaaattttgttatttattaATTACTTTGTTGTAGGATGCTATGTCAGTAGCAAGAAACATCCTCAAAAATCCAAAACTTGTTCCTGGTGGTGGTGCTACAGAGTTAACTGTATCTGCAACATTAAAGCAAAAGAGCTCATCTGTAGAAGGTATCGAAAAGGTAAACTCACTTCTCCTCATCCAAAAGTTTGGTATTTTCTGGGTAAAACTGGTCCAAGAATCTGGAGAACTCcttgttaaaataaaaagatgaacACTAAGACTAAGAACTGTCTGTTGCTTTAGTTCACATGCTTTTGACATACTGGAGATTAAGAATTAGCTGTGGCTTTACATTACATTTTTGTTTTGATGGTATATAACAGTGGCCATATGAAGCTGCCGCTATAGCTTTTGAGGCTATACCACGAACTTTGGCTCAGAATTGCGGGGTTAATGTGATTAGAACAATGACGGCACTGCAAGGAAAGGTTTGAATCTTTACCATATGGCTTTGTTCTGTTTTACCATCACTAGATCATTTCTTATATGTTCTGatgcattttgtttttatattaacTACAATTTGTTTCCGTAGCATGCAAATGGTGAAAATGCATGGATTGGCATAGACGGAAACACTGGTGCGATAACTGACGTGAAGGAGAAAAAGGTAGTTGGATCTCCTTCATTTCTTATTTGTGCTTTCCCTTTACTTTGTCAGCAGCCTACTTCGTTGGGGGATTGGTATATGTTTCAACAGCATCCATGTGAGGGGAACTGCTGTAATCCTGCTTATTACTAAAATAAATGTCACTAGCTACGATTTGAGCATATCCACCAAGTCTTGAATATCAAATTCTCTTTTGTATGGGAAGGGCTGTTAGTTGCTTATACTTATCATGTCAGATATGGGATGCATACAACGTCAAGGCTCAGACCTTTAAAACAGCCATAGAATCCGCTTGCCTACTTCTCAGAATCGATGACATTGTGAGTGGGATTAAGAAGAAGCAGCCTCCTGGTTCCAAGGGTCCTTCAAAGCCTCAAGTTGAGACAGAAGGCGACGCTGATAATGAGCAAATGATTCCCGAGTGAGAATGGAGAAGACGATGGCGTGCTTCTCGATTTGAATTAAGTTTTGctttcaagaagaaagaaaaggagcATTATGAGTTTGATGAGGATATTTTGTAGGTTATAACGATACCTTTGACTTCGGAGGAGTGTGTGTGTTTGTATCTTCTCTTTATTTCTCTCTTGATGTGGGGAATGTTATGTTAGCCAGCCATGTCATCCTATGTTTGGACCACCAGTTTTTTTGTGTACTTGTTAGCTTGCCATATGTGGAATGATGTTTCTTTTGAGCATTGTGAATGACTTCAATTTTTTGATAGTGACTGAAAAGGGAGAAAGCAAATCTTGGCTTTTGATCTCATTTTGCTCATTGAAACTGAAAATTTGTCATTTTACTTCTTGAAGTTCAAAGTTCGCTCCACAATCAAGAAAAAATTGAAGCTAGAGGCAAAGGTTAATTTGAACCACATACGATGATTGGCTGATTTGTTGGTTTGAGGATCAGTGATAATTTGGATTAGAGCAGTTTGGGGCGCTGCACTGGGTAGGGAGATGACAGGAGAGGAACAAGGGGAGGGTTTATTTAGGTCtcaggttcgattctcgtcaaaggtgaATTCGAGAAAGACGTAGATTTAAATTACAGCTCTCAGGAATTCTGATTTCTTACCATCATTTTTTGGCAGGTTGAAGCTCACAATCGTATTTCGAATGATATGTTCCAACTATTTTGTAGGAAAGAGAACAGAAATAGTACTAAACCTGCCCTTATGCCCTAATAATTCGATAGTATGGCAAGGGTACAGATTGCACAACTTACAAATAATTGGTCAAGCCGGGAAATTAAATTGCAGGGGAGACACAAATGTGGAGTTGAGTAGGTCGGGATGCACAAAGCCAAATCTGCTAAGCACTTGATTATCTGCGAAATTTAAAGCCCTctgcatccctttccaacaagCTTCCCAAGTGAAAGCGGGGCTGTGTTGCCCACTGCATGGTTGACACCCACTGAAGTGCGTGAGAAAAGGCCTTCTGAGATAATCTTTCCAGTAGTCCTTATCCTTCAGATAGTGCTCTCTCATAGCTCCATAGAACTGGCTCACCTTCTCCGCGTGTCTCCTCGTCAACACGGCCACCTCTCTGTCCACCTTCACGTATATTTTGGTTATGTTGTCAAGACCGTTCACTATTGCCAACCAGTATCCGTGTGGGGAGTATTCATTCTCTAGGTGAGTCTCCGCCCAGGTTTCTTTGTGTGCTATTAGAAGATAAATCAGACCCGTTTGATCGTCTGAATTTGTAATTTGCTTGTCTTTGATCACTGAACTTTGTATTTGTGCCCATCGTTCGTAGTATGGACTCCGTGGCCCCATGATGATCCATTCCTCTATGAGGTCCATGGACCACTGGCAGTTGCGTATCAGGAACACCCCGCTATTGATACCTGTCCTGCTGTGCTTCACGTATACTTCATGTGACCAGCCATGCACAACTAGGTTATGGTCATTATATCGCTCTGGAGGGAGCTTGAAGTCCATGTCTGTGAAGATTGCGTCTGAGTCAACCCATAAGATCCACTCAGCCTCAGGATGAGCCAACATAGCAGCGCGAAGAGTCGGGCATTTCGCCCAAGAACCAGTCACTTTTGGATGCAACGCCAGATTGCTGTAAAAAATGTCACAACCATGGAGTCTGCAATAGTCTACTTTGTTCTTGAAAAACCGTAGCAGCAAATGATCACCAACTGGGTTACTGCATGCTTAGGGCTGAGACCCTGTTACAAGAAGAACCCGATGACCTGCACTATCAGCAAAAAAAAGGGTGGCGCTGAAGCCACTCCTTGCGCTTGGCATCCCAGTCTAACACAGGTTCCCCAATCGAGCTGATGTATCGATCATCATAGAATGTAGGCTCAGCTGGGCTGGGTCATATCCCGAGTCAAGGTCTTGGGAACTTTTGTTACGGGTGATGTTGTCAAAGTTTGTGTCGGGGTTTATGACAGACAGGAGAGCCAAAACCAAGGACAGTGCCAGAGCTGCTCCTCCGGCAAATAGGAACCCGTGAGCAATTAAACAAGAGACTTTTTGGAGAACTGAACGTCTAGGTGGATGGTATTTTGGTGAACCCATTTCCAAGATAGCTACAAGGTACCTCTGTGCCTGAGTTGTAGCTTTGCTATATGTATAAAGGTGTGCGCGGGCGAGCGTGCATGCTAGTACTTTGGCTTTGTCTGGATCCTCAACATTGATGGAAGCTACTAAAGTATCGTTTCTTGTACATGAAGACATGGGATTTTGAATGGCAATCTTGCTACATTTACCCAAAGTAAAGCTAAATACAATTTACTGGGTACAAGCACTGTGAGAAGAAATCTCAAATTAGGTGGGCACCAATGTAACCTACTCAACAGGTACAACTAAAAAATAGGAGTTATATCTAGGTTACAAATCTGTCCATTCAACCATGATTGTTTTGAGGTGGCTCTTCTAAGTTTGTATTTTTTTCTCGTGCAAGAAATAATTCTCAGACAGTTACGGAGAAACAATATTAATGTTCCACCTCTCTTTCCTGCAGGTGTCATCATTGCTCTTGAATTGAAATTAGCGTAGCTTGAGTAGGATTGCAGCTCTCCGGAATCAGATATGTGACTATCATTTCTTGGCAGGTTGAAGCTCACAATCTCAGTTACACTGTTTTAGAATCGTTTTGCTCCGTGATTTATTGAAATGTAGATTATAGAGGTTCTGAAAACGCAAATTGTCTTGGTCATTTTATTTTCTACCATCTGTGAGTGACTATTGCAACAGAGAACCTCGCTCTTGTATTGATAATATAGAGAAACGTAATAAAATACAGATTCAAACAGTTTAAAATAAACTAGAACAAGCTAACTATTTGAAACACAAATCACTGTTCAAATTGGTTAACAATCTTGTCAATTTATCCATATCTTTAGTTATCTCACATAAATATTCTGAATTTTAATCCCGGATTCACTGTCTTTGTATCGAAACTCTGCAAAAACGAGGGCCTTCATAATTCCAGGCCAAGTTACTTTGATTTCAATGGTAATCCTCACATTAATGCTGACATAGTTTTACTCTGCTATTACGACGACAAACTTTATATTTGTCTTTGAGGAAATGAGTAGGTTAATTCACTCAGTTTCTCATCAGTTGATGATATAGGGAAAGAGCTTTGATTTTAGTTGTCATTACTGTTCAAATCTCTGGGGTTGTTTTCTGCTTTCGTTTAAAGCATTAGATCCAGTTTGATAAAGTTCTTTTTTGCAACTTTCCAGCTTTTGAGCAATTTGAAGATATACAGCATCCGTGCATGTGTTTGCACAATGGGTTACATGTCATTAGAGTAATCCACTTCAATTagtaacttgaaaaaaaa carries:
- the LOC103412268 gene encoding T-complex protein 1 subunit gamma codes for the protein MQAPVLVLKDSLKRESGSKVHHGNIQASKAVADIIRTTLGPRSMLKMLLDASGGIVVTNDGNAILRELDLAHPAAKSMIELSRTQDEEVGDGTTSVIVLAGEMLHVAEAFIDKRYHPTVICRAYNKALEDAIAVLDKIAMDIDVKDRATMLGLVKSCIGTKFTSQFGDLIADLALDATTIVGVDLGQGLREVDIKKYIKVEKVPGGQLEDSVVLKGVMFNKDVIAPGKMRRKIVNPRIILLDCPLEYKKGENQTNAELLKEEDWGVLLKLEEEYIESLCVQILKFKPDVVITEKGLSDLACHYLSKAGVSAIRRLRKTDNNRIAKACGAVIVNRPDELQESDVGTGAGLFEVKKIGDEYFAFIVDCKDPKACTILLRGPSKDLLNEVERNLQDAMSVARNILKNPKLVPGGGATELTVSATLKQKSSSVEGIEKWPYEAAAIAFEAIPRTLAQNCGVNVIRTMTALQGKHANGENAWIGIDGNTGAITDVKEKKIWDAYNVKAQTFKTAIESACLLLRIDDIVSGIKKKQPPGSKGPSKPQVETEGDADNEQMIPE